The proteins below come from a single Patescibacteria group bacterium genomic window:
- a CDS encoding cupin domain-containing protein codes for MKGYSDNIEKATLDNEDFRRVLYTTKESQLVLMALKPKEEIGMETHKDNTQFFRFESGEGKVIIDDNEYLVKDGSAVIVPAGAKHNIINTSTSEMLKLYTIYSPAHHKDGIVRATKTEAEEKDEEFDGTTTE; via the coding sequence AATATAGAAAAAGCAACACTGGATAATGAAGACTTCCGCAGAGTGCTTTATACCACAAAGGAGAGTCAGCTAGTTTTAATGGCGCTCAAGCCTAAGGAAGAAATCGGCATGGAGACACACAAAGACAATACTCAGTTCTTTCGGTTCGAATCGGGAGAGGGGAAGGTGATAATTGACGACAATGAGTATCTGGTGAAGGACGGAAGTGCTGTAATTGTCCCGGCTGGAGCTAAACATAATATTATCAATACATCCACATCTGAGATGTTGAAACTATATACGATCTATTCGCCAGCGCATCATAAGGACGGAATCGTACGCGCTACTAAAACAGAAGCGGAAGAAAAAGATGAAGAGTTTGATGGTACGACAACTGAATAA